The nucleotide sequence ATTTTTCGATGATGAACGCTACTGGGAAGTAAGAATGGCAAATTTCTACATTTCGCCAAGGTCCACGCGAATCGTTTAAAAATGCCTGGGGAAGATTCAGAGGCTATGAACTTGAATGTCCCCATCATGGTTATTCAGAACCACAACTTCTAAACATCTTTTATGGAGGTGTTAACTTGAGCTATAAAACCACATTCGATACAGCGAGTGAGGGAAATTTCATCACTAGGAATCGCGAAGAAGCTAGACACCTTATCAAGAATATGACAACGGGAAGATCCTATGAAAGGATGGATGAAGAGATAGAAAATTCCACAAGTCCAAAAGACAATTCTGATTTGATAGAAATTAAGAATTCCCTTAAATCCTTTCATtcctttcttcaaaacaaacacCGATCTGATATAGCCCAGATCGACGACAACGCTTTGTCTGACCCCAATGATTATTTGGATGAAGGAACAAACTATTCCGATCCCTACTCTGTGCTTAACGTCGATAGCtttacccaagcttatgacaCTGCTGTGAAATCACGTACCGGAAGAGAGAGGTTCAATATCAGACAAGCTCTTACTGGCAACCGTAAGACAAAATCGGAGTTTTacggaaaaataaatatggtttaCGGAGAATTAATGGAGAAAGCAGATTCTTTGGGAGAACTAATCCAAAAATTAGAAGGTCAAGTAGCTGAGATTGCAACTGctataaaaagagatgcagGATGTCTTCCCGGGAGAACTGATTTAAACCCGAGACGTCAAGTCAGTGCCGTAATGTTGCGCAGCGGGAAAAACCTCGCAGCAGATACGAGGAATAACACAGATGTTGGAAAACCTGACAACACTGACAAAACCGGCACAAGCAACTCTCATCCTATTCTTCTTAACGATCTTGACCCAAATCTATCTCAAGAGAACCGGAAAACCACCGCTGAAAAGGCTAAGGAAAAGGCAATAGACTTAGAATTAGAAGAAGATACGGAGATTGCGgacgaaatcgatcgacagtacggaactgacgtcgatcgacctGAAAGacctaccatcgatcgacggtctaCTCAACCCGAACCCATAATTGAAAGAGTCTATAGAACTTTACCCCTTTTTCTCCTAAAACGCAAACTAAGAAATCACTAGAGAACGCGATCTGCAAGAAGGCCttagataggatttctgttgagATGTCCCTTAGTGATGCTATAAAGATAGCACCTTCGATTAAGAAGTATATAAAGGACATGACATCTCCAAACTACTCAATTGCAGAACATAGCGTGATGATGATTTCAGAAGAAGTAAGTGCTATGATTAGAGGAGAAACTCCAACAAAGACACCAGATCCTGGTAGTTTTGTCCTAGattgtaaaatagaaaacacGCGTTTTCCTAGATCATTATGTGACCTTGGCTCTAGTGTGAACCTTATGCCTTACTCTGTTGCAGTAACTTTAGGATATAAAAAGTTTATGCCAACTCCGATCACCCTGGTTTTAGCTGATAGATCTATCAGGGTACCCGAAGAAATTCTCGAAGATGTTCCCATAAAGATTAATGATTGCATCGTGCCTACGGATTTTGTTGTGTTAAAATATAGACAAGAACCTAAAGACCCCCTCATTCTGGGTCGGCCATTCCTAGCTACAGCTGGAGCAATCATTGACGTCAAAGAAGGACGAATTAATTTGAACATAGGGGATATCTCGATGACTTCTGATATGGAAAACTGATTTAAGCGATCCCTAATAGATGACCAGGCCTTCTACGTGGAAAAAGTTTCTGAGGATGAAAAAGACTCTTTCATAAACATGTGTTCAGACAATCCCTTAGACACCCTTAACCACGTGGAAAATGGAATTTTCAGCATATCAGATAGGACAGACGATTACATGCGACTAATGGACGCTAGCATCGAAGTTTCAAACGTAGAAGAAAATGACGACTCAGAAGTTGTCATcgatcaataccttcaagatACCGTCGATGGACAACCTCCCTCGCAATCAAATTGGTCTAAAGAAAAAGCACCAAAGGTAGAATTAAAACCTCTACCCAGCGGTCTTAAGTACGCTTACCTTTATGACCAGTCCTACCCTGTTATCGTCAACGCCAATCTCACTAGTGGAGAACTTGCTTTATTGCTAAATAAATTGCGCAAGTACAGGAAAGCGATCGGATATTCTCTCGATGACATTCCTGGAATCTCTCCCGATCTTTGCATGCATCGAATCAACTTGGAAGATGACGCTAAAACGTCAATAGAGCAGCAAAGGAGATTAAATCCGAATCTAAAGGAAGTAGTCAAAAAGGAAATTATCAAACTCCTTGATGCTGGAGTTATTTACCCTATTTCGGATAGCAAATGGGTAAGCCCCGTACATGTTGTACCCAAAAAGGGAGGTATCACTATAGTGAAGAATGAAAAGGACGAACTCATTCCGACTCGTACCGTTACTGGTCATCAGATGTGTATTGATTATAGGAAATTGAATGCCGCTACTAGGAAAGACCATTTTCCCCTTCCctttattgatcaaatgctgGAGAGATTAGCTAATCACCAGTATtactgttttcttgatggatattccgGATTTTTCCAAATTCCTATACACCCggatgatcaagaaaagacaacGTTTACATGCCCCTATGGAACTTTCGCATATCAcagaatgccatttggtctttgTAACGCCCCCGCCACTTTCCAATGTTGCATGATGTTGATCTTTACGGATATGATCGAGGACTTCATGGAAGTATTCATGGATGACTTTTCAGTCTACGGATCAGATTTTAAGAGTTGCCTCGATAATTTATGCAAAGTATTGGAAAGATGCGAAGAAAAGAACCTTGTCCTAAACTGGGAAAAATGCCATTTCATGGTTAACGATGGAATAGTGTTAGGACATAAGGTTTCCGCTGCTGGTATAGAGGTAGATAGAGCTAAGATTGAAGTAATGACCAGTTTACCTCCACCCAAAACTGTTAAAGAcgtgcgaagttttctcggacacGCCGGATTTTACAGGAGATTTATAGTGGACTTCAGCAAAATCGCTAGACCTCTAAATAAACTGTTATGCAAGGATATTAAATTCGATTTAACCCCCGAATGCATGAAAGCTTTTGAAGATTTAAAGAAATCCCTTATCACTGCCAAACCGTCGTACAAGCCCCCGACTGAAATCTTCCTTTCGAAATCATGTGCGGTGCGAGTGATTTCGCAATTGGAGCAGTTTTTGGCCAAAGGAAAGATAAAAAGCTACACGCCATTTACTACGCCAGCCGCACACTTGATGAAGCGCAACGGAATTACGCAACAACAGAAAAGGAACTATTAGCTGTAGTTTACGCTTTTGAAAAATTCCGTCAATACTTGATTGGCTCACGAGTGATAGTTCACACTGATCACGCTgccatcaaatatttaatgcaaaagaaagatgctaAACCTCGACTCATACGCTGGATTCTACTACTCCAAGAGTTTGACATTGAGATTAAGGATAAGAGAGGAGTAGATAATGGAGTCGCTGATCATCTTTCCCGGATCAGAATAGAGGATGATCTCCCTATAGATGATTTCTTCCCCACAGAGAATGTTGCACACATAGATACGTCTTTCGTCGGTCAAATATCTCTCACATCTGAAGacctatcgatcgatgaaaGGGATGGCATATCGGTCGATTTACGTAGTGATACATCCATCGATGACGAAAATGATGTAACTTCTCAACTCTCCAATAACCAAGATCACGAACCCCCGTTTATTAAAATCAACTTCAATTTACAAGTTAATGTTTCCGGTGATGAGATTAATCTTACACCAGAGGAATTATCACAACGGGAGGTGGACGCGACTGGTAGAAACTCGAATAACCGACTCTGGTATGCCGACATAGTTAACTATTTGGCAGCTGAGGTTGAGCCAGACGAACTCAAGGGATATACGAGGAAGAAATTTTTCAGAGAAGTAAGACGCTATCATTGGGATGAACCTTACCTCTATAAGCATTGTTCTGATGGCATATACAGACGATGCGTATCCGAAGCTGAAATTCCGGACATTATTTACCAATGTCACGGAGCTGATTATGCAGGACATTTCGCTACCTTTAAAATAGTTTCGAAAATCCTCCAGGCAGGATTTTGGTGGCCGACCACTTTTCGCGATGTCCACGAATTTATAACCCAATGTGACAGATGCCAAAGATGTggaaaaatcagcaaaagacacgAAATGGAACAGAAGTTCATTCTTGAAGTTGAAGTCTTTGATTGATGGGGTATCGATTTTATGGGACCCTTCCCGTCTTCAtatggaaacaaatatatactagTCGCTGTAGACTACGTGTCCAAATGGGTCGAAGCAGTAGCTTCTCCTACCAATAACGCATCTGTGGTTATTAAACTCTTCAAGAGTACAatctttccaagatttggaGTCCCAAGAGTAGTCATTAGTGACGGTGGAACtcatttcattaacaaaatctTTGATAGATTGCTTAAAAAGATGGTGTTCATCATAGAGTAGCCACACCTTACCACCCACAAACCAGTGGACAAGTAGAAGTCTCTAACCGACAAATTAAGAAATCTTAGAGAAAACCATAGGAACCTCCAGAAAAGATTGGTCTAGGAAACTAGATAATGCATTTTGGGCCTACAGGACCGCCTACAAAACGCCACTAGGAACAACACCATTCCACCTCCTTTATGGCAAATCATGTCATTTACCAGTCGAACTGGAGCACAAAGCGGCTTGGGCTACCAAACTTTTGAACTTTGATATCAAGCCAGCTGCAGAAAGGAGACTCATCCAGCTTAACGAGCTTGATGAAATCAGACATTTAGCTTTTGAAAATTcgaaaatttataaagaaaggACTAAAGCTTACCACGATAAAAAGATCATATCCCAGCACTTCGAACCGGATGGTCAAGTCCTCCTTTATAACTCTAGGTTAACTTTATATCCTGGAAAGCTAAAATCCCGTTGGTCTGGACCCTTTCACCGTAACAAACGTTCAACCTTCCGGAGCTATCACTTTACAAAATGATAAAGGCCAGGAATTTATAGTGAACGGCCAACAAGTTAAGCATTATTAGGCAAAACCGCCAGCAAAAGCGCCCATGATGCTGTATGAACCTGATAATTAGTTTAATCAGGAAGTCGAGCTAAAGACTTAAAATTTaagcgctgaatgggaggcaacccattttattttataaaaaaaagagaatttttatatttaatagtaatttccATATTTCTTCTTATTATTAGCATTATTTAggagatttagaaattaggatttgtctttttattttctgaacTTGTAGGATTTATGTTCTTAAACTTATATCTTATGTCTGGGAATGCTTCTTATTTCTTATGCTTGGTTGTCTAATAGAGCTAACATTAGGCAGGAACTTTGAGTTCGACTCCAAGCACATGCAAAATTTCTGTGCtttgccatcgatcgatatggagaggattacatcgatcgattctcgacaagtaccatcgatcgatatggagaggattacatcgatcgattctcggcaagtaacatcgatcgatatggagaggattacatcgatcgatgtgtagtACGGATAGGTACTTCATTTTACTCTAACATT is from Brassica napus cultivar Da-Ae unplaced genomic scaffold, Da-Ae ScsIHWf_1692;HRSCAF=2316, whole genome shotgun sequence and encodes:
- the LOC125598301 gene encoding uncharacterized protein LOC125598301 — its product is MDEEIENSTSPKDNSDLIEIKNSLKSFHSFLQNKHRSDIAQIDDNALSDPNDYLDEGTNYSDPYSVLNVDSFTQAYDTAVKSRTGRERFNIRQALTGNRKTKSEFYGKINMVYGELMEKADSLGELIQKLEGQVAEIATAIKRDAGCLPGRTDLNPRRQVSAVMLRSGKNLAADTRNNTDVGKPDNTDKTGTSNSHPILLNDLDPNLSQENRKTTAEKAKEKAIDLELEEDTEIADEIDRQYGTDKSLENAICKKALDRISVEMSLSDAIKIAPSIKKYIKDMTSPNYSIAEHSVMMISEEVSAMIRGETPTKTPDPGSFVLDCKIENTRFPRSLCDLGSSVNLMPYSVAVTLGYKKFMPTPITLVLADRSIRVPEEILEDVPIKINDCIVPTDFVVLKYRQEPKDPLILGRPFLATAGAIIDVKEGRINLNIGDISMTSDMEN